The Candidatus Deferrimicrobiaceae bacterium genomic sequence ACCTGCTTGGTAGCGGGCGGCACCTTGAGCCCGACGCCCAGGTACTGGCGCGAGATGTTGAGGTGCTCGTTGACCGAGTAGAGGACCGCGTCGACGTCGAGGCCGATGGAGGCCATCAGCTCGGCGAAGGTGGCTTTCTCTTCGATCGCAAATGCGATGAACAGGTGCTCGAGCCCGAGGTAATAGTGGTGCCGCCGCTGCGATTCCTCGATCGCCGCGTTGAGAACCCGGTGTCCCGAGTCGGAAAGCTTTTCGCGGTAGAACGCAATTTCCATCATTTAGTGTATCTATCCCCTCTACGTCTCTTCCTCTTCGATACCGGTTAACGTGCCCCTGCCGCCATCTCGCGAAGCCGCGCGACGCGCTCCTCGACCGGCGGGTGCGTGCTGAAAAGTCCGGCGATACCGCCGGCGGAAAGCGGGTTGACGATGAACAGGTGCGCCGTCGCCGGGCCCGCGGACTCGAGCGGGACGGTCTCGGCGACGCCCGAGATGCGCTGGAGCGCCCGGGCCAGCGCCAGCGGGTTGCCGCAAAGCTTGGCCCCCGTCGCGTCGGCCAGGTATTCGCGCGAGCGGGAGACCGCCATCTGGATCAGCATCGCGCCCAGCGGCGCCAGGATCGCCAGGAACACCATCCCGAGGATGCCCCCGCCGCCCTCGCCGTCCCGGTCGCGGCTTCCCCCGCCGAAGATGGCCGCGAACTGCGCCATCCGGGCGATCATCATGATGGCGCCGGCCAGCGTTGCCGCCACGGTCCCGATCAGGATGTCCCGGTTGCGGACATGCGACATCTCGTGGGCCAGGACCGCCTCGAGCTCGTCTTCGGGCAGCAGGCGGAGGATTCCCTCGGTCGCCGCCACGGCGGCATGCTCGGGGTTCCTCCCCGTCGCGAACGCGTTGGGGGAATCGCCCGGGATCACGCAGACTTTCGGCATCGGGGTGCCGGCCGCCGCCGCAAGGCGATGGACGATCGCATGGAGCCGCGGGGCCTCGGACTCGGGCACCTCGCGCGCGCCGTACATCCGCAGGACGATCGAGTCGGAAAACCAGTAGGATCCGACATTCATCACGACGGCCATCCCGAACGCGATCATCATGCCGCCCTGCCCGCCGACGGCCTGCCCGATCAGCAGGAACAGCGCCGTGAGGACCGCCAGCAGGAACGCCGTCTTCAATGTGTTGCCCATCTTCTTCGCCCTTCCCCTTCGTGCTCGAATCCTTCAACTAAAGATTCAATTATAACCCGCTCAGTTCCAGCTCTCCCGGATGCCGGAATCCTCGAACGGCACAAGCCGGTCGGCCAGCGTCGAAAGCTCGTCGGACGCCCCCTGGGGCACCACCACCTGAAGCACGAGGTACTGGTCGCCCCGCTCGGTCCCGCCCGGGGAGGGGACGCCCTTCCCCTTGAGCCGCAGCTTCCGTCCGCTCGAGGAGCCCGGGGGAATGGTCACCGTCACCGGCCCGTCGATCGTCGGCACCTCGATCCGGGCGCCCTTGATCGCCTCGGAGACGCGGATCGGGACGTCGAGGGAGATATCGTTGCCGTCGCGCCGGAAATACGGGTGCGGCCGCATCCGGAGACGGAGCAGGAGGTCTCCGTTCCTGCGTCCCTCGGCCTCGCCCCCCTTGCCGGGCACCCGGATCTTGGAGCCGTCCTGCGCGCCCGCCGGGATCTTGACCTTGATCCGCTCCTCGACCGGCGTATAGCCCGCCCCGTAGCATTTCGGGCAGCCTTTGCGGCCCGCGCGTCCCGTGCCGCCGCACGCGGCGCACGGCTTCGGCCGGCTGAACACGACCTCGCGGACCGCACCGCGGGCCATGTCGAGGAAGTCGATCGACAATTCCATCTCGAGGTCGTCGGCCGGGATGCCGCCGTGGCCGAAACCGGCGCCGCGTCCGCCCCCCCGGTTGAGCAGGTCGCCCAGCAGATCCTCGAAGCCCACCGTCTCGGTGTGCGAATATCGACCGCCGCCCCCGGGGAATCCGAACGGGCCGCCCTGGAAGCCCTCCTGGAAGCCATCCTGGACCCCGCCGGTGAACGCGCCGTGCCGCAAGGCGTCGTACTCGGCCCGCTTCTTCCCGTCGGACAGGATCTCGTTGGCCTCGTTCACTTCCTTGAACTTCGACTCGGCCGTCTTGTCGCCCGGGTTGTAGTCGGGGTGGAACTTCTTCGCGAGCCGGCGGTACGCCTTCCGGATCTCGTCCTCGGAAGCGCCCTCCGCCACGCCCAGCAGCTTGTAGTAATCCTTTTTCGGGTCCATGGACCCCTCCGATTCGCCCGGGACAGCCGGGATTGTCCCGGCGCTAAGGCGTCTCCGGGTGTCCCCTTCGGGGGGACGTCTTGCTCGGCCCGGCTCACGCTCGATGCGTCCGGCATCGAGCTGCCGCCGGCGGCCTCCACTCACTGACGGCGCCATCCATGGCGCCTCATCCTCGCTACCCGCTCGGCGTTCGCTTCGGAGCTCGAATCCCCGATCAATAATCAGTCGGACGGATTCTCGCTCCATGGCGGCAGACTCAAACGTCGCGGGACGGGTAGGCCCCCTATCAGGGTACATCCGGAGCCGCTACGCTCCGGAGGGCGTCGCCGACCAAGGGCCGCATGCGCGGCGCATTGCCAATCCACGTCGCGGTCGTCGCTCATGCGGAGCCTTGAAATCAAAGATCGGATCCTGCTATAACCTGCCGTTTCCGGGTCGTCGCCCCCCCCCAGGCCTGCGCAGCGGGGCGGCGTATCCCTCCCGGGGGCCTACCCGCCTCGCGACGTTCGGGTCTGCCGCCAGGGATGGCGGCGCGAGGCGGGATGGAGCCGCAGGCCGGCCATGGATGGCCGGACCAGGCGTCCCCCGGTCGGGGATACGGCGACCCGCGGAGCGGGACTGGAACCCGGCGACGACCTCTCGCGTCCCCCGTCGCGCCCCTACTTCACCGCCACGTTGATCTGCTTCGGCTTGGCGGCTTCCCTCTTCGGGAGCGTCACCTCGAGCACGCCGTCCTTCATGACCGCCGAGATGTTCTCCTGGTCGACCGAGGTCGGCAGCGAGAAGGCGCGCTGGAAGGTTCCGTAGGACCGCTCGATCCTGTGGAAGTTCTCCTCCTTCACTTCCTTCTCGTACTTGCGTTCGCCGCGCAGCGTCAGCACGCCGTCCTTCACCTCGACGCCCACCTGGTCCTTCTGGACGCCGGGCAGCTCGGCCTTCACGACGACGTTGGCGTCGGTCTCGTAGATGTCGACCGCGGGGGTCCACATCCCGCCCGTCAGCCCCTCTTCGCGGCCGCGGGTGTGCGTGAAGGTGTCCTCGAAGATCTGGTTCATCTTGTCCTGGATTCCCGCCAGGTCCCGCATGGGGTCCCACCACCGCACGATTGCCATGACGACTCCTCCTTTCATCCTGTTTATCGGACCCCCCTCGCCCCTCGCTTACGGGACGAGGGGATCCGATGTTTCGCGCATTCACCCGATCCCGATGCACCCGGGAGGGGGGCCGTTCGCCTCCGTTACTTCTTGCCCGGGTCCTCGTACTCGGCTTCGATGACGTCGCCCTCGGGGGCCTTCTTCTCGCCCTCGGCCTGCGTCCCTTCCGCCCCCGGAGGCGGGGTCGCCGACGCTTCCTTGTAGAGGTGCTCGGCGATCACCTGCGACTCCTTGAGGAGCGTCTCGGCCGCGTTCTTGAGAACCTGCTCGTCCTCGGAGACCAGCGACTTCTTCGCCTCTTCGATCGCCGCCTCGACCTTCGTCACCATCTCGGCCGGCAGCTTTTCCTTGTTGTCCTTCAGCGTCTTGTCGGTGTTGAAAATCATCGAGTCGAGGTGGTTGCGCGCATCGACCACAGCGCGCCGCTTCTTGTCTTCGGCGGCGTTGGCCTCGGCCTCCTTGACCATCTTGTCGATGTCGTCCTTGGACAGGCCGGTCGAGGCCGTGATCGTGATCTTCTGTTCCTTGCCCGTGCCCATGTCCTTCGCGTTGACGTGCAGGATGCCGTTGGCGTCGATGTCGAACGTCACCTCGATCTTGGGCACGCCGCGGGGCGCCGCCGGGATCCCTTCGAGGTTGAAGCGGCCCAGCGTCCGGTTGTAGGACGCCATCTCGCGCTCACCCTGGAGGACGTGCACCTCGACGCTCGGCTGGCTGTCGGCTGCCGTCGTGAAGGTCTCGCTCTTGCGGACCGGGATCGTCGTGTTGCGCTCGATCAGCTTGGTCATGACGCCGCCCAGCGTTTCGATGCCCAGCGAAAGCGGCGTGACGTCGAGCAGCAGCATGTCCTTGACCTCGCCGCCGAGCACGCCCGCCTGCACCGCCGCGCCCGCCGCGACGACCTCGTCGGGGTTGACGCCCTGGTGCGGGTCCTTGCCGAAGAATTTCTTGACCATCTCGACGACCTTCGGGATGCGCGTGGATCCGCCGACGAGGACGACCTCGTCGATCTTGCCGACGTCGATGCCCGCGTCCTTGACCGCCTGCTCGCACGGATGCAGCGCCCGCTGGAGGATGCCGTCGATCATCGCCTCGAATTTCGCGCGCGACAGCTTGAGCTGGAGATGCTTGGGACCGGTGGCGTCGGCCGTGACGAACGGCAGGCTGATCTCGGTCTCGGTCGTGGAGGACAGCTCGATCTTGGCCTTTTCGGCCGCCTCCTTCAGCCGCTGCAGCGCGGTGCGATCCTTGGACAGGTCGATTCCCTGGTCCTTCTTGAACTCGTCGACGATCCACTCGATGATCTTCTGGTCGATGTTGTCGCCGCCCAGGTGCGTGTCGCCGTTGGTGGACTTGACCTCGACGACGTTATCGCCCACCTCGAGCACCGAGATGTCGAACGTGCCGCCGCCGAAGTCGAACACCGCGATCAGCTCGTTCTTCTTCTTGTCGAGGCCGTACGCCAGCGCCGCGGCCGTCGGCTCGTTGATGATGCGGAGCACCTCGAGCCCGGCGATCTGGCCGGCGTCCTTGGTGGCCTGCCGCTGCGAGTCGTTGAAGTAGGCCGGAACGGTGATGACCGCCTGCTTGACGTCCTCGCCCAGGTAGGTCTCGGCCGCCTTCTTGAGCTTGCCGAGGATCATCGCGGAGACTTCCTGCGGGGTGTATTCCTTGCCGCCTGCCGACACGCGCGCGTCCTGCGCGGAACCCTTGACGACCCGGTAAGGCACCAGTTTCATTTCGTCGGTGACCTCGTCGTATCGGCGCCCCATGAAACGCTTGATCGAGAACACGGTGTTCTCGGGGTTGAGCACGGCCTGCCGCTTGGCGACCTGCCCGACCAGCGTATCGCCGTTCTTGCCGAAGCCGACGACCGACGGGGTAAGACGGCTTCCTTCCTCGTTGATGATGATCTTGGGCTCGCCGCCTTCCATGACTGCGACGACCGAGTTGGTCGTGCCCAGGTCGATTCCGATGATCTTCGCCATTGCAATAGCTCCTTTTCCCTTCGGTGAGTGATCTTGCTTATGCCCTGCCTAAAAGCCTTTCAGCACCTTCTCGATGAAGCGGGCGACGGTCCGGCCGTCGACCGGCTTCGTGACGTATCCGACGACGCCCACCTCGACCGCCCACATGCGCCGGGCCCGGCTGTTTTCGCCGGCCAGCAGCAGCACGGGAATGCGGGAGGCGACACGACCGATCTTCATCATCCCGTCGAGCCCGCCGAGCGACGGCGCATCGAGGTCGACCACCACGAGGTCAGCCATCCCCCCGGCCGCCTGGGTCAGCCCCGCGTCGCTGTCGGTGAACAGCTCGGGTTCCGCTCCCGCGTCGGAGAGCGCCCCGAGCAGCGGCCCGATGACGCCGTAGTCGTCGGACTGCCCATCCGTGATGACCACAACCCTGCGCGCCATTCGAAACCTCCGACTCCGATAACATCAACATCCGTGCCGAGGGAAGCGCCGCGGTCGCAGAAGAGATTGTGTACGGATATTCAAGGAGTTACGAATGGGTCCCCGAATGCTGTCACGTCCATCCGAGGGGAAACCGTGCCATTCAAGGCCGACAGGCGTGCCATTATGGCACGTTCGTGCCCAGGGCCGGTGCGATGCGGCGGATCAGAGACCGTGTTCCTTGACCTTGCGGTGCAGCGTGCGCAGACCGATGCCGAGCAGCTTCGCCGCCTGCGTCTTGTTGCCGCCGGTCTTTTCGAGCGCGGCGCGGATCGCTTCGCGCTCGGCCTCCTCGATCGTCTTGGGACCCGGAAGCGCGATCGGCCCCGTCGCGGTCGAGGGGAGGACGCCGCCGGTCACTTCGGCAGGCAGGGCATCGGGCTCGATCACTTCGCCGGGGGCGATGAGGGAAGCGGTTTCGAGCGCATTGCGGAGCTGCCGGACGTTTCCGGGCCAGCCGCACGACAGCAACGCCCGCATGGCGGCGGGAGACAGCCGCTTCGGGGGGAAACCGTTGTCGGCGGCTACTTCGGCCAAGAGCGCCTCGGCCAACTTCGGGATGTCCTCCCGCCGGTCGCGAAGCGGAGGCACGACGACCGGGAACACGTTGAGCCGGTAATAGAGGTCTTCGCGGAACTGCCCCTCGGCGACGCGCCCCGCCAAGTCGCGGTTGGTCGCGGCGATGATCCGGACGTCGACCTTGACGACGCGGGAGCTCCCGACCGGCGAGAACTCTTTCTGCTCGATCGCCCGGAGAAGCTTTGCCTGGATCGAAGAGGGAATCTCCCCCACCTCGTCGAGAAAGAGGGTGCCGCCTTCCGCATGCTCCATCTTCCCCTGGCGGGTCGAATTGGCCCCGGTGAAAGCGCCCTTCTCGTACCCGAACAGCTCGGATTCGAGCAACGTCTCGGGGATCGCCGCGCAGTTCATCGGGAGGAACGGCATCCCGTTGCGGGGACTCAACCGGTGGATGGCCCGGGCGACCAGCTCCTTGCCCGTGCCGCTCTCGCCCAGTACGAGCACGTTCATCCGCGTGGGAGCGACGAGCCGGATGCGGCGCAGCACGTCCTCCATCGCGCGGGAGCTGCCGACGATCTCCTCGATGCCGGCGGCCCCGCCGACCTCTTCCCGCAATCGGACGATCTCCTTCCGCATCGACCGTTCCTTGACCGCCTTGAAGACGGCGGCCCGCAGCCGCGGGATCTCGATCGGCTTCATCAGGAAGTCGGACGCGCCAGCGCGCACCGCCTCGACCGCGCTCTCGACCGAGCCGTAGGCCGTCATCACGACGACGGGCACGCCGTTGCTGTCGGCCGCGAGCTTCCCGATCACGTCCATGCCGGTCAGGCCGGGCATCCGCAGGTCGGTGAGGACGACGTCTGCCCCCTCCGCCTGCAATCGCGCCAGCCCCTCGGCCGGGTCGACGAACGGGTGGACGTCGTAGCCGTCGCGCCGCAGCGCCGCCACCACGCTGCCGAGGCTGTCCGCGTCGTCGTCGAACACGAAGATCTTGGGCGCCTCCTTCATTTCACCCGCTCCGGCAGCAGCATCTTGCCCGCCGCAAGGGAGGTGGCCGTCTTGAACACCTCCTCGGAGGGCAGCGAGAAGGTGATGGCGGTGCCGACCCCCTCGCGGCTGCGCACGGTGATCCGGCCGCCGTGGTCGCGCACGACCTGCCGCACGATGGGAAGCCCCATTCCGCTTCCGCTGCGCCGCGTCGTGAAGAACAGCCTGAAGATCTGCTTGCGGTCGGCCGCGGGGATGCCGCGCCCGTTGTCGGTCACGCGCACCCAGGGCCGGCCGCGCCGGATGCCCGTCTCGATGGCGATGCAGGGGGGCGTCTTGTCCATCGATTCCTCCGCGTTGAGGAGCACGTTCATGAGCGCCGCCTTGAGCTGCTTGTCGTCGGCGAAGAGCAACAGGGGCCCGGGATGGAGACGGACGTCCAACTGCACGCCGCGCCGCGAAAAATCGACCTCGAGGAAGCGGAGGGTGTCGGCCACGATCCGGTTGAGGTCGACCACCACAAGCTCTTTCACCGGCGGCCGGGCGAAGCGGAGGAACTCGGTCAGCAGGTCGTTGAGCCGCTGCGTCACCTTCATGTCGGCACGCGCCAGCGCCAGCATGTCGTCGCGCCGCTCCCCGAGCGAATCGGGCAACGCCTGGACCATCTCGACCAGCAGCTGGCTGTTGATGTAGAGCGAGTTCAGCGGGTTGCGGATCTCGTGGGCAAGCCCCGAGGCGACCGCGCCGAGGTCGGCAAGACGTTTCCTGGTTCCGGTGACGGTAGGCACGATGACGATTCTACAACAGCCGGGCGGCCGGCGGGCTAAAGCAACCCGAGCAGCCCGAGCCCGTCCCGGAGCAGCATCAGCGCGAAGGCGGCGAGGAAGACGCCGAGCAGCCGCATCAGCCGGACGTACCCCTTCCCGTTCAGCAACCGCCGCGAACGGGCGGCGACCTGGGCGAGGACGAGCTGCGAGCAGACGAGGCAAAGGTAGAGCCCGAGGACGAACGCGAGCGCGAAGGACGGCCCCTTCGCCCACCCCTTGAGGATCATGGGCGCCCCGACCGTCACCCAGAACAGATACGGGTGGGGGCTCAGGATATTGACGAGCACCCCTTTCCGGACCGAGTGCGGCTCGTCGGCCGCGACCTCCAGGCCGGGCGGCGCGGAGCGAAAGCTCTCGTACGCCAACATGCAAAGGAGCAGCGCCCCGGCGACCGAGACGGCGCCGAGCGCGGGCTTGAAATCTCCGATGCGCGACAGGAGGAACGTCGAGGCCAGGATGATCGGGACGTCGGTCAGCGCCGGCACGATGGCGACCTTCATCCCCTCCCGCGCCCCGTGCCGGACCGATTGGGAAACGATCAGCGCAAACAGCGGCCCCGGCGAGACGCCGGCCGAAAGCCCCATGACAACCCCTGCGGAAAGGAAGACGAGCATCCTCCCGATTCTACAACAGCCGCCGTGCGATGCCGCCGAGCCATATGTTAAAGTGGCTCGCAACATCGGGAGGGGGCGATTGCGCAGCATATTTTCGATCCGCAGGAACATGGCGTTCAAGATCCTGCTCGTGACGCTCGTCTCCGTCATGGCCGCCATGTCCGTCTCCGAGCTGGTCCTCTACGAGTCCGACCGGGCCGACGCGTTCCGCCAGCTCGAGAACCGGGCCGAGGTCGCCGCCGCCCGGCTGGCCTACAACCTGACCGATCCCGTCGCCAAGTCCGACCGCGCGCTCATCCGGACCACGATCTCCCACGAGATGAAAAGCCGCGAAGTGCTCGCGATCCTGCTCGAGGACCCTTCCGGCCGCCGGATCGCCGGCAGCGTGCTGCACGACGCCTGCTCGATCGCGCTGCTCGATCCCGCCGCGGTCGACGAAAAGCTGCTCGCAAGCGCCCGTGTGATATCGCGGCGCCCGATCGTCCGGGACGGGAAGATCCTCGGCACAGCCGAGGTCCATTTCTCGGATGTCGCCCTGCGGGAAACGATGGGCAAGCGGGCGATCGAGGGCATCAACCACACGGTCCTGCTGTCGATCGTCTTTTCCACGGTGCTGTTCCTCAGTCTCCGGCGGATCGTCATCCGCCCGCTGAGGACGCTCGAGACGTCGGTCGGCCGCGTCGCGCGGGGCGACTTCGACGTCGCGATCCCGGTCGGGTCCGCCGACGAAATGGGACGG encodes the following:
- a CDS encoding response regulator, translated to MARRVVVITDGQSDDYGVIGPLLGALSDAGAEPELFTDSDAGLTQAAGGMADLVVVDLDAPSLGGLDGMMKIGRVASRIPVLLLAGENSRARRMWAVEVGVVGYVTKPVDGRTVARFIEKVLKGF
- the htpX gene encoding zinc metalloprotease HtpX, translating into MGNTLKTAFLLAVLTALFLLIGQAVGGQGGMMIAFGMAVVMNVGSYWFSDSIVLRMYGAREVPESEAPRLHAIVHRLAAAAGTPMPKVCVIPGDSPNAFATGRNPEHAAVAATEGILRLLPEDELEAVLAHEMSHVRNRDILIGTVAATLAGAIMMIARMAQFAAIFGGGSRDRDGEGGGGILGMVFLAILAPLGAMLIQMAVSRSREYLADATGAKLCGNPLALARALQRISGVAETVPLESAGPATAHLFIVNPLSAGGIAGLFSTHPPVEERVARLREMAAGAR
- a CDS encoding DnaJ C-terminal domain-containing protein; this translates as MDPKKDYYKLLGVAEGASEDEIRKAYRRLAKKFHPDYNPGDKTAESKFKEVNEANEILSDGKKRAEYDALRHGAFTGGVQDGFQEGFQGGPFGFPGGGGRYSHTETVGFEDLLGDLLNRGGGRGAGFGHGGIPADDLEMELSIDFLDMARGAVREVVFSRPKPCAACGGTGRAGRKGCPKCYGAGYTPVEERIKVKIPAGAQDGSKIRVPGKGGEAEGRRNGDLLLRLRMRPHPYFRRDGNDISLDVPIRVSEAIKGARIEVPTIDGPVTVTIPPGSSSGRKLRLKGKGVPSPGGTERGDQYLVLQVVVPQGASDELSTLADRLVPFEDSGIRESWN
- the dnaK gene encoding molecular chaperone DnaK, giving the protein MAKIIGIDLGTTNSVVAVMEGGEPKIIINEEGSRLTPSVVGFGKNGDTLVGQVAKRQAVLNPENTVFSIKRFMGRRYDEVTDEMKLVPYRVVKGSAQDARVSAGGKEYTPQEVSAMILGKLKKAAETYLGEDVKQAVITVPAYFNDSQRQATKDAGQIAGLEVLRIINEPTAAALAYGLDKKKNELIAVFDFGGGTFDISVLEVGDNVVEVKSTNGDTHLGGDNIDQKIIEWIVDEFKKDQGIDLSKDRTALQRLKEAAEKAKIELSSTTETEISLPFVTADATGPKHLQLKLSRAKFEAMIDGILQRALHPCEQAVKDAGIDVGKIDEVVLVGGSTRIPKVVEMVKKFFGKDPHQGVNPDEVVAAGAAVQAGVLGGEVKDMLLLDVTPLSLGIETLGGVMTKLIERNTTIPVRKSETFTTAADSQPSVEVHVLQGEREMASYNRTLGRFNLEGIPAAPRGVPKIEVTFDIDANGILHVNAKDMGTGKEQKITITASTGLSKDDIDKMVKEAEANAAEDKKRRAVVDARNHLDSMIFNTDKTLKDNKEKLPAEMVTKVEAAIEEAKKSLVSEDEQVLKNAAETLLKESQVIAEHLYKEASATPPPGAEGTQAEGEKKAPEGDVIEAEYEDPGKK
- a CDS encoding sigma-54 dependent transcriptional regulator; amino-acid sequence: MKEAPKIFVFDDDADSLGSVVAALRRDGYDVHPFVDPAEGLARLQAEGADVVLTDLRMPGLTGMDVIGKLAADSNGVPVVVMTAYGSVESAVEAVRAGASDFLMKPIEIPRLRAAVFKAVKERSMRKEIVRLREEVGGAAGIEEIVGSSRAMEDVLRRIRLVAPTRMNVLVLGESGTGKELVARAIHRLSPRNGMPFLPMNCAAIPETLLESELFGYEKGAFTGANSTRQGKMEHAEGGTLFLDEVGEIPSSIQAKLLRAIEQKEFSPVGSSRVVKVDVRIIAATNRDLAGRVAEGQFREDLYYRLNVFPVVVPPLRDRREDIPKLAEALLAEVAADNGFPPKRLSPAAMRALLSCGWPGNVRQLRNALETASLIAPGEVIEPDALPAEVTGGVLPSTATGPIALPGPKTIEEAEREAIRAALEKTGGNKTQAAKLLGIGLRTLHRKVKEHGL
- a CDS encoding ATP-binding protein, which produces MPTVTGTRKRLADLGAVASGLAHEIRNPLNSLYINSQLLVEMVQALPDSLGERRDDMLALARADMKVTQRLNDLLTEFLRFARPPVKELVVVDLNRIVADTLRFLEVDFSRRGVQLDVRLHPGPLLLFADDKQLKAALMNVLLNAEESMDKTPPCIAIETGIRRGRPWVRVTDNGRGIPAADRKQIFRLFFTTRRSGSGMGLPIVRQVVRDHGGRITVRSREGVGTAITFSLPSEEVFKTATSLAAGKMLLPERVK
- a CDS encoding Hsp20/alpha crystallin family protein, which codes for MAIVRWWDPMRDLAGIQDKMNQIFEDTFTHTRGREEGLTGGMWTPAVDIYETDANVVVKAELPGVQKDQVGVEVKDGVLTLRGERKYEKEVKEENFHRIERSYGTFQRAFSLPTSVDQENISAVMKDGVLEVTLPKREAAKPKQINVAVK
- a CDS encoding LysE family translocator, which encodes MLVFLSAGVVMGLSAGVSPGPLFALIVSQSVRHGAREGMKVAIVPALTDVPIILASTFLLSRIGDFKPALGAVSVAGALLLCMLAYESFRSAPPGLEVAADEPHSVRKGVLVNILSPHPYLFWVTVGAPMILKGWAKGPSFALAFVLGLYLCLVCSQLVLAQVAARSRRLLNGKGYVRLMRLLGVFLAAFALMLLRDGLGLLGLL